In the Mycoplasmoides gallisepticum genome, one interval contains:
- a CDS encoding ABC transporter permease produces MFKNFRSIKNFNAIAQTLKAPKKTWLILPYSLLLLVLFIIPLIIVLVNAFSPFSVQTQDGKTIPVDVSENFSIIDSFTITKMLKSFGLAIACTIICLVIAFPFAYILSITKSKLFKYSVVALVTAPIWNSFLIKVIGLKSLLDLIFGEANSTFGDGWSLLGLVYIFMPFMILPIYTVLISMPKNYMLASQDLGYNYFMSFFKIVIPYCKNAIISGVTLVLLPSFTTAGIGRFVNNANNAELIGGYLLSLGANGLESRVAISQASALSLTLAILILVFYTLFFVVPKIFGYLKKRSVLKNKIKAAVDHNE; encoded by the coding sequence ATGTTTAAAAATTTTCGATCAATCAAAAATTTTAATGCGATCGCCCAAACCCTTAAGGCTCCTAAAAAAACCTGGTTAATTCTTCCCTATTCTTTATTATTATTGGTTCTTTTTATCATCCCATTAATTATCGTTTTAGTTAATGCGTTTTCACCTTTTAGTGTGCAAACCCAAGATGGTAAAACGATCCCTGTTGATGTTTCTGAAAACTTTTCAATCATCGATAGTTTTACGATTACTAAGATGCTTAAATCTTTTGGTTTAGCTATTGCTTGTACGATTATCTGTTTAGTAATTGCTTTTCCATTTGCTTACATCTTATCAATAACTAAAAGCAAGTTGTTCAAATACAGTGTGGTTGCATTAGTAACTGCACCAATTTGAAATAGTTTCTTAATTAAAGTAATTGGACTTAAATCTTTATTAGATTTAATTTTTGGTGAAGCTAACAGTACGTTTGGTGATGGTTGATCATTATTAGGGCTTGTGTATATCTTCATGCCATTTATGATCTTACCAATCTACACCGTATTAATCTCAATGCCAAAGAACTACATGTTAGCTTCACAAGACTTGGGGTATAACTATTTCATGAGCTTTTTTAAGATCGTGATTCCTTATTGTAAGAATGCGATCATCTCAGGAGTAACATTAGTATTATTGCCTTCATTTACAACAGCAGGGATCGGGCGGTTTGTTAATAATGCTAATAATGCTGAACTGATCGGTGGTTATTTACTTTCGTTAGGTGCTAACGGACTTGAATCACGAGTAGCGATCTCTCAAGCGAGTGCATTAAGTCTTACTTTAGCAATCTTAATCTTAGTCTTTTATACTTTATTCTTTGTAGTTCCTAAGATTTTTGGTTATCTGAAAAAACGATCAGTACTAAAAAATAAAATTAAGGCAGCGGTAGATCATAATGAATAA
- a CDS encoding ABC transporter ATP-binding protein, whose translation MEDKVFIQLRNVNKTFDDGFVAVRNLNLDINKSEFVTLLGPSGCGKTTTLKLLAGFEQPTYGQIKINGIDIKDMPVHKRPFATVFQDYALFPNMTVYNNVCYGLKIMRVPKENTDPKLAVEAENIKKEAEKKAAAKIKDLSRKKNDLSNKLDKIRKEYEKNDWMLENDEMRFAQYQEELIKLEAQLSEAYEQSEINKLNQEIVELKTNYQKKIPIDNRYDKVLKELENADGWTSYWETYPIMKKEHFENKVLTRRLTKKEIEERANNMIKLVGLTGKEDKYPSELSGGMQQRVALARALVIEPETLLLDEPLSALDAKVRKQLQNELKRIHKELNITFILVTHDQEEALSLSDKIVVMSQGDIEQVGKPNAIYDSPINEWTAKFIGAANIFDGKYLGDYKIELNSGDIIDTDEEYEFKKGDNVRVLIRPEDFDVVEKDQGFFNVEVIKTSYKGVLWEVECLMSDKTKIKVDNIDEVKVGAIVGLKFDEMDVHMMRKEEEEDV comes from the coding sequence TTGGAAGATAAGGTTTTTATTCAGCTAAGAAACGTCAATAAAACTTTCGACGATGGTTTTGTTGCCGTAAGAAATCTAAATCTAGATATTAATAAGTCTGAATTTGTAACATTGTTAGGACCATCAGGATGTGGTAAAACTACAACGTTAAAATTATTAGCTGGGTTCGAACAACCAACTTATGGACAGATAAAGATCAATGGGATTGATATCAAAGATATGCCCGTTCACAAACGTCCATTTGCGACTGTTTTTCAGGACTACGCATTATTCCCTAATATGACTGTTTATAACAACGTTTGTTATGGACTTAAGATAATGCGTGTTCCTAAAGAAAATACCGACCCTAAATTAGCTGTTGAAGCTGAAAATATTAAGAAAGAAGCTGAAAAGAAAGCTGCTGCCAAAATCAAGGATCTTAGTAGAAAGAAAAATGATCTATCTAACAAATTAGATAAGATTCGTAAAGAATACGAAAAAAATGATTGGATGCTAGAAAACGACGAAATGCGTTTTGCTCAGTACCAAGAAGAATTGATCAAATTAGAAGCACAATTATCTGAAGCTTACGAACAATCTGAAATCAATAAACTTAACCAAGAGATTGTTGAACTAAAAACTAATTACCAAAAGAAGATCCCAATCGATAATAGGTACGATAAGGTCTTAAAAGAATTAGAAAACGCTGATGGGTGAACTTCATATTGAGAAACTTATCCAATTATGAAAAAAGAACACTTTGAAAACAAAGTGTTAACTCGTCGTTTAACTAAAAAAGAGATCGAAGAAAGAGCCAACAATATGATTAAACTTGTTGGTTTAACTGGTAAAGAAGATAAATACCCATCAGAACTATCTGGTGGGATGCAACAACGTGTTGCTTTAGCTCGTGCTTTAGTGATTGAACCTGAAACTTTATTACTTGACGAACCATTAAGTGCGTTAGATGCTAAGGTTAGAAAACAATTACAAAACGAACTTAAGAGAATTCATAAAGAATTAAATATTACTTTTATCTTAGTTACCCACGACCAAGAAGAAGCTTTATCACTATCAGATAAGATCGTGGTAATGTCTCAAGGTGATATTGAACAAGTTGGTAAACCAAACGCAATCTATGACTCACCAATCAACGAATGAACAGCTAAATTCATTGGGGCTGCTAATATCTTTGATGGTAAATATTTAGGTGACTATAAGATCGAACTAAACTCAGGTGATATTATTGACACTGATGAAGAATACGAATTCAAAAAAGGTGACAACGTTCGTGTTTTAATCCGTCCAGAAGACTTTGACGTTGTTGAAAAAGACCAAGGGTTTTTCAACGTTGAAGTAATTAAAACTTCTTATAAAGGGGTTTTATGAGAAGTTGAATGTTTAATGAGCGATAAAACTAAGATCAAAGTAGATAACATCGACGAAGTTAAGGTGGGAGCTATTGTCGGATTAAAGTTTGACGAAATGGATGTTCACATGATGAGGAAAGAAGAAGAAGAAGATGTTTAA
- a CDS encoding HDIG domain-containing metalloprotein, with translation MITISILLMYLIVGLLTALTVLIFVFILLKFYEFRFFKQTETYQRELEQEILKINKQEELEEKLKEHYLFQSNHKVFTKRDLREIRNFFIAVLSDKILLENKKKLLSNEIIEKKKENEELKTKLDAKKVEEKITLLKEMNLTHEEAKKRLLEEYRGYVRNDLDKMVKEEEKAANDKKNAITNELNKLLINAMGNVSLLTETVRMNTVKTIKYEYVDVDPIKVKKVTDDFFGKIIGKEARNKEYIERLFNVEIIIKPESSRISISSFNTIKLEVAYNALNKIIEAVNDQGTHVLDESLIRKSWYGALNEFSAEAKRIGEETLKELGLYESAFIPTKEISEFIGRLKFRGSNTQNVLTHSIEAAQIAESIADQLNLNKEKAKVCALLHDIGKAIDKESVSSEGKWKNLKYAANDHVSAGVAIAQYYKFDIDIIDAINCHHGRKKIYEKSKNFYAKITKIADFLSAARPGVRFVKDNDIERRFDTISNILTKYVDEKIISTYKILKNGYNINLMINPDITESEYSQLTLDLKKDIESDKELSKYPITITYVQNITRSETTNAIAHAKKTVEIYSEDKAELVNDEELSTVEFLDEDI, from the coding sequence ATGATAACCATCTCTATATTATTAATGTACCTAATCGTGGGCTTATTGACCGCGTTAACAGTTTTAATTTTTGTCTTCATTTTACTTAAATTTTACGAATTCAGATTTTTTAAACAAACTGAAACATATCAACGTGAACTTGAACAAGAAATTCTAAAGATTAACAAGCAAGAAGAACTTGAAGAAAAACTAAAAGAACATTATCTGTTTCAAAGTAACCACAAAGTTTTTACAAAAAGAGATCTAAGAGAGATTAGAAATTTCTTTATCGCTGTATTAAGCGATAAGATTTTGTTAGAAAACAAAAAGAAGTTATTGTCTAATGAAATCATCGAAAAGAAAAAAGAAAACGAAGAACTTAAAACAAAACTAGACGCAAAAAAAGTCGAAGAGAAAATTACATTATTAAAAGAGATGAACCTAACTCATGAAGAAGCTAAAAAAAGACTTCTAGAAGAATATCGAGGTTATGTAAGAAATGATCTTGATAAGATGGTTAAAGAAGAAGAAAAAGCTGCCAACGATAAGAAAAATGCCATTACAAATGAGTTAAATAAACTTCTTATTAATGCAATGGGTAATGTGTCTTTACTTACAGAAACTGTAAGAATGAACACAGTCAAAACAATAAAGTATGAATACGTCGATGTTGATCCAATTAAGGTTAAAAAAGTTACCGACGATTTTTTTGGAAAGATAATTGGTAAAGAAGCTAGAAACAAAGAATACATTGAAAGATTATTCAATGTAGAAATTATTATTAAACCCGAATCATCAAGAATCTCAATTTCTTCGTTTAATACGATTAAATTAGAGGTTGCTTATAATGCATTAAACAAAATTATTGAAGCTGTAAATGATCAAGGAACTCATGTTTTAGACGAAAGTTTAATTAGAAAAAGTTGATATGGAGCACTAAATGAATTCTCAGCAGAAGCTAAGAGAATTGGTGAAGAAACGCTTAAAGAATTAGGTTTATATGAATCTGCTTTTATCCCAACAAAAGAAATTTCTGAATTCATTGGTCGATTAAAATTTAGAGGTTCTAACACCCAAAACGTTTTAACTCATTCAATTGAAGCAGCTCAAATTGCTGAAAGTATTGCTGATCAACTTAACCTAAATAAAGAAAAAGCCAAGGTTTGTGCCTTACTGCATGATATCGGTAAAGCAATCGATAAAGAAAGTGTTAGTAGTGAAGGTAAATGAAAAAACCTTAAATATGCAGCTAATGACCACGTTAGTGCTGGTGTAGCAATTGCTCAGTACTATAAGTTTGATATTGATATTATCGATGCAATTAACTGTCACCACGGTAGAAAAAAGATTTATGAAAAATCAAAAAATTTCTATGCAAAAATAACAAAGATAGCCGATTTCTTATCAGCAGCTAGACCTGGTGTAAGATTTGTTAAAGATAATGATATTGAAAGACGTTTCGACACAATAAGTAATATCTTAACCAAGTACGTTGATGAAAAGATCATTAGCACTTACAAGATTTTAAAAAATGGTTACAACATTAATCTAATGATCAATCCAGATATAACTGAAAGCGAATATAGTCAATTAACCCTTGATCTGAAAAAAGATATTGAATCTGATAAAGAACTATCTAAATATCCGATCACCATTACTTACGTTCAAAATATTACTAGAAGCGAAACAACAAATGCGATCGCTCATGCCAAAAAAACTGTTGAAATTTATTCAGAAGACAAGGCTGAATTAGTTAACGATGAAGAGTTAAGCACAGTTGAATTTTTAGATGAAGATATCTAA
- the recA gene encoding recombinase RecA: MFNKKNYDKIMNNIKNSKRNNDRITNITNYDVLKLLQQKFGKTNIYLNEKDELKDLEAISTGSIKLDHALGTDGFIKGRIVEIYGNESCGKTTLALSTIKQAIDRNMRVAFIDAEHALDLRYVKRLGIDLTKLIIARPDYGEQGFEIIKSLIKTELIDLIVVDSVAALVPKVEIEGKMEDQTMGTHARMMSRGLSRIQPLLAKHNVSVIFINQLREKVGIMFGNPEVTTGGKALKFYSSTRLELRRAEIIKDAANNAIGIRSKATITKNKLSTPMTTTYIDFYFKSGISEVNEIIDLAIDYQIIEQSGSWFSYQKEKIAQGKANLITKLGESEELYKLIKTEVLNKLKDCQ, translated from the coding sequence ATGTTTAATAAAAAGAATTACGACAAAATTATGAATAACATTAAAAACAGTAAAAGAAACAATGACAGAATTACAAATATAACTAATTACGATGTGTTAAAGTTATTGCAACAAAAATTTGGCAAAACAAATATATATTTAAATGAAAAAGATGAGTTAAAAGACCTAGAAGCAATTTCTACAGGAAGCATTAAATTAGATCATGCACTAGGGACAGATGGTTTTATAAAAGGTAGGATCGTAGAGATTTATGGAAACGAATCATGCGGTAAAACTACTTTAGCTCTATCAACAATTAAACAGGCTATTGATAGAAATATGCGCGTTGCTTTTATTGATGCTGAACATGCATTAGATTTAAGATATGTAAAACGTTTAGGAATAGATTTAACAAAATTAATTATTGCTAGACCAGATTATGGTGAACAAGGTTTTGAAATCATAAAATCTTTAATTAAAACTGAACTAATCGATTTAATTGTGGTTGACTCAGTGGCTGCTTTAGTGCCAAAAGTTGAAATCGAAGGAAAGATGGAAGACCAAACAATGGGGACACATGCAAGAATGATGTCTAGAGGTCTTTCTAGAATTCAACCATTATTAGCTAAACACAATGTATCGGTTATTTTCATTAACCAATTACGAGAAAAAGTTGGAATTATGTTTGGTAATCCCGAGGTTACAACTGGTGGAAAAGCGCTGAAATTCTATTCGTCAACAAGACTAGAACTAAGAAGAGCTGAAATTATTAAAGACGCTGCAAATAATGCAATAGGGATTAGATCAAAAGCGACAATAACTAAAAACAAGCTTTCAACACCTATGACTACAACTTACATTGACTTTTATTTCAAATCTGGAATCAGTGAAGTTAATGAAATTATTGACCTAGCAATAGATTATCAAATTATTGAACAATCAGGTAGTTGATTCTCATACCAAAAAGAAAAAATAGCTCAAGGGAAAGCGAATTTAATCACTAAATTAGGTGAATCTGAAGAGTTATACAAACTAATCAAGACAGAGGTATTAAATAAGTTAAAAGATTGCCAATAA
- a CDS encoding IS256 family transposase, which translates to MEKIQLHKISFVTQFGPSSGKQLLNITDYITKPVLQALVDGEHVGKLELLRENADNDENVYQNGSYTRNVKWGQEEIPIKMKRIRGENQDSQIIPKYKRIIHDKFILDVLSLASTRLSNNEIADQITSIYGFKVSPSVISNCIQTVQDEMRDWHERPLENNYPIIMIDGKVFKIKTEEGGRSKYVNKTLYVVVGINADGQKELIALYVSNTESATEWMNILDNLKERGLSETCIIVSDGLKGLKEAIENVYPKAMHITCTVHMIRNAAKYVSHSMKSDFLRDLKNIYGADNWESAKHSFEYLKNKWGCSNKRAVEVVERAMDNIEKLFSFSKALRTLVYTSNMVENYNSVIGSFLAAKKSFNNINQLLLDLYVHFGYNPRYKKLNQKSNRVRNWYRIYEELMDVFPNLLKKN; encoded by the coding sequence TTAGAAAAAATCCAATTACACAAAATTAGCTTCGTTACCCAATTTGGTCCTAGTAGTGGAAAACAACTATTAAACATCACTGATTATATTACCAAGCCTGTTTTACAGGCTCTGGTTGATGGTGAACATGTTGGCAAACTAGAGTTATTAAGAGAAAATGCTGATAATGATGAGAATGTGTATCAAAACGGCTCATACACCAGAAATGTTAAGTGAGGGCAAGAAGAAATTCCCATAAAAATGAAAAGAATTCGTGGTGAAAATCAAGACTCTCAAATTATCCCGAAATATAAAAGAATTATCCATGATAAGTTTATCTTAGATGTTCTTTCTTTAGCTTCTACTCGTTTGTCAAATAATGAAATCGCTGATCAAATAACGTCAATATATGGATTCAAAGTAAGTCCTAGCGTAATTTCAAATTGTATCCAAACTGTTCAAGATGAGATGCGCGATTGGCACGAAAGACCGCTAGAAAACAACTACCCAATCATAATGATTGACGGTAAGGTTTTTAAGATCAAAACTGAAGAAGGCGGACGCTCAAAGTACGTAAATAAAACGCTTTATGTCGTGGTAGGAATCAATGCGGATGGTCAAAAAGAGCTTATAGCACTATACGTAAGTAACACCGAATCTGCTACAGAATGAATGAACATTCTTGATAATTTGAAAGAACGCGGCTTGTCTGAAACATGTATTATTGTTTCAGATGGTTTAAAGGGTTTGAAAGAAGCGATTGAAAACGTTTATCCAAAAGCAATGCATATTACTTGCACGGTTCATATGATTAGAAATGCTGCAAAATATGTATCTCATTCTATGAAGTCCGATTTTTTAAGAGACTTAAAAAACATATATGGAGCAGACAATTGAGAAAGTGCAAAACACAGCTTTGAATATTTAAAAAATAAGTGAGGCTGTTCGAACAAGCGCGCAGTTGAAGTTGTCGAAAGAGCGATGGACAACATAGAAAAACTCTTTAGCTTTTCTAAAGCTTTACGGACATTAGTTTATACCAGCAACATGGTTGAAAACTATAATTCAGTAATTGGGAGTTTCCTAGCTGCTAAAAAGTCTTTTAATAACATAAACCAGCTGTTATTAGACCTATATGTACATTTTGGTTACAATCCAAGATATAAAAAACTAAATCAGAAAAGTAATAGAGTGAGAAATTGGTATAGAATATATGAAGAGTTAATGGATGTATTTCCGAACTTACTTAAGAAAAACTAA